The window GGCAAACGTGCTGTGTGCCTTCTTGATCACGTTACCcgcctgtgttgccacttttggAGATCTATATggtcagatccctctgtatgctaGTGCTTTAAAGTGGTCTGAAATTTATCGTACAATTCGTGTATTTCCTATGTATCTGTATCCAGCTTCACCTTAATTGTGTTCcgctctttatctcttttcccccatcctcacccctccACACATCAGCATAGCATAAgactataggagcagaaattatgccattcagcccattgagtctgctcaaccatggctgataagtttctcaaccccaatctccccataacctttgatcctcttgatactcaagaaccttgTTATCccatcttaaatatattcaattatCTGGCCTCCAGAGCCTTCTGggacagtgaattccatagatacaccactctctgtctgaagttcttcttatctctgttctaaaaggtcttcccttttctTGAAGGctgaggaggaggcagagaggagCGTGGTATGCACCTGTAAACTCCAGAACTTCCCCAACTTCACGAGTCAACAATAACACTTTCTGGAGCAAGAAACGAAAGTGTGACACCACAGGAagtgaaattaggccattcaggccattgagtctgctccaccattcacccaTTCTCGAGTATCAAGGGGCTCAAaggtcacagggagaatggggttaagaaacatatcagccatgattgaatggcagagcagattaaATAGTATAAATGGCTTGTTAACCATCCCTGGGAAGGAGGAGGCAACACAATAAGTTGTTTCTTGGGACAGGTAAGATAATGTTATTTAATACTGGTGTGACAAAATGATAATTAATCCTGCCTGTAGAAGGAAAGCCCTGACATAGAGGGGTTAATTGCAGGGCAGGCTGTTTCAAACAGACAGCTAACCCTCAAGGATAAGAAGGTAAACTACAGACCTGAGGTCTCCAGCAATGTGAGGTGATGTTAGAGTCTTAAAAAAAAGTCACACCACAGATTTGAAATTGAGGAACTACCACCAAAATTCAACTCCAGAATGATACAGCAGCAGCAGTACTTAGAAGAATAATACTGCATCAAACCCCTGGACACTTCCAGAGATGGGCACTGTCGGTGGAAACCCAGTTAAATTTAGACATCAACTGGGTGATAGCTAAGTTTGGGGGGGGGTGAAGCTGAATGAACTTGAGAGGTTTTATTTGTGGTTGTTACGTGCAATAAAGTGcaaatcattgtttcagcagttgatTCTCTGTGCGGTTTCTGAGTCAGGAGCCAAATTAAGGTTATTCACCCACAACCACACAATGAGGCTGGGATTAATATTGACTCCATTGCATTCAAGAGaatgtcatcaatactgttataaAGCGAAGGCTGAACCCACCCCCCCAACTCTCCAAGATCTCAAACCGGAACTTCTAAAGAGTGGCACATTGCCCTTTAATCTGTAAAGTCAGTGTGAGAAGTGGTGTAACCTACTGTAGTGTTAAAAGTAAATCCCtgacactttaaaatcaacaatcaGCAATTTATTTAACCAACTCTCACGATGAACAAATAATCGaaactattaacaaactgaaTAAATTCTTCTTAACTACTGAGTATTCTGGAATAAATCAAGATTCGTCTGGTATGCTGTTCCAATCAATACATGTCCCACTCAGATAACACAAAATAGAATTTAATCTCTCAGATTACAACCAGGTTATGTATCTTCCGGAATATTCTGTGCCATCTTCTGACGGGGTTGCCTCCTCCGATTCCTCTCAGGAATCCCCTTCTCTATTTTTCTAAATGATACTTTCTCTAATACACAGCTGACTGAGAGCACCAATGCTTTATGATAGGATTGGTCCTGTTGTCAAAACTTTAGGATTTAAATTTAATAAGTTTTTGGTAGCCAATGGGGctgatttaaattgattggtgaAATTGAACACCTGTTTTCTTGTCCTGCTAACTGTACAGCCCtttgatacaaatgttacagTTCAGGTGCTTTctgttgtgatgatgctgctcctttaagaaGATTACATTGTTGGTTTATTTTCAGGAggggttgtaaaaggcagagCTTCTCATTCATCTAGGATTAAGGATTTCGCTAATGGTTAACAGATACGGGCTAAGGCAACAATCAGGGAAAAGGGTTTGAcattttattttctaaaacacTTCTACAATGAAAGGGCAGTTGTCCCATTTTTTCCCCCTGGTTTGGGTTTTAGCAGGCAGTCTGTCTGAAGCTGCTGTAGGAAGAGATGTTTCCTGATTCAACAGATGTTTCTGGCTGACTCTGAAGGTTCAGGGAAAATAGTaccagcgtattcagcctctccctgtagctcaaaccttgcagccctggcaacatcctttgaaaccttttctgaaccctttcaagtttcacaatgtcttaaAAAGATGTCAACTTTGCTCGACTAATGTGGGAGAATTTTCTGCATGATGCGTTCTGTCTGAAAGAGCCCTCTCCTGTGCTGTGACAGAGCTGCAGTGACTTTCAAAAGCCTGACAAATGCTGTTATCAGTCAAGGATTCATTGGGAGAAGCTTCTCAATCACATCTGTAAATGGAGAAAGTGTTTTTAATAATGAGACATGAATAAAGGCTGTATTAATTTTTTGTTCTGAAGACTTACTCATACATCTCAAAACAGAGCTTATGAACTCTGTCACAAGAAGTCTACAGGAATATAAGACACCAATGCCTATTTCCTGACCAGGACCAACTTTGCACAGAAAACATGGGCATTTAAAACGAATGGCACCCCATTTATTTAAAGCTCAGGTGAACTTATGAGGCACAGCATTGCCTTAGAAATGAGAGATCCTTGACACACACAGCCAAAATCATCACTGCCATTATTATCTAATCAGAAtttaggctgggatgtttttccaccggagcagaggaggttgagaggcaataTTTTCAAACCATGAGGGATAGAGTTGGCTTAATGGTAGCTGTGTCTTCCTTAGGGGGAGGATTTCAAGAGCAAGGATGcgtttttatggtgagaggagaaagacggAAGAAAAGATGTGGGGCAAAATATTTACAGAGTGTAGTTTGCCTGGGGAaacagctgccagtggaagtggttgaagcaggtacattaacaacattgaaaaggtgtttcaacaaatacatggataggaaagctttagaaggatatgggccaagtgcagggaaatggggttagtgttgacaaacattttggtcagcatggaccggtttgggctgaagggcctgtctctgtgccaTAGTACTCGAtgactggtgttcctgtcactctgacagtgttgaGTTTCCACATGaaccaggaaaaagtgaggactgcaaatgctggagatcagagttgagagtgtgatgctggaaaagcacaacaggtcaggcagcatccgaggagcaggaggatcgatgtttcagTCATAAGGTCACCCAGATGAATATCTCACTAAATCATGCTGAATAAAATCTGATCTCATTTGTCAACTCtgaagtggaggtgctgggggtggacaggtcagaagtcacacaacaccaggtcacaaTCCCAATAGATTGATTTGATCTCATGAGCTTTCGAagctctgttccttcatcaggtgaagtgatgaaggagcagcactgatgaaggagcaatgctcccaaagcttgggatttcaaataaacctgttggactgtaacctggggttgtgtgacttctgacttcttcaactgtgCATTCATGTTGAAATTGATGGGATATTTTATCCAACTCGGAGTAGTTAAATCATATCGCTTGGAGGGGTTCATTTGAAATCTTCCCGGAGGTGAATTTAACAAGATTGAATTATTCAAAGTTACTCCAttctaaacttacatcaggaccggTCGTCAGAGAGaggtacagcgcggaaacagatccttcagtccaactcatccatgctgaccagatattctaaattaatctagtcccatttgccagcacttggcccaaaaccctctaaccctttctattcatgtccccaaccaaatgtcttttaaattctgtaattctaaccagcctcctccacttcctctggcagcttattccatacacgcaccacactctgcatgaaaagttttccctttaggtcccttttaaatctttcccctctcactctaaacctatgccctcttgttctaacaacatcctgataaatcatttctgatggagatgtcaatgtttcgggtagaacccttcttcagtcctgaGGGATAATATCTGAAATGCTGACTCCTGTTGtgcccagcctcctgtttgtctattttagattccagcatctgcagttttttattttgtctctaacaaatggtggagcagattcgatgggtcaaaatagcctaacttctgctccaatgGTCTTGTGGTCTTAGGATTGTGCGGGTCctgggctcaatgagcagcagcgcccactggaagcaatgttcacagaatcatagaatccctgcagtgtggaaacgggcccttcagcccaacaagctcagagcgaccctttgaagagtaactcacccagacacattctcctATCCTATCACTCTGCACttaccccttactaatgcaccacacctacacactcctgaacactatgggactattcagcttggccaattcacccaaataTGCGCAtgtttggactttgggaagacactgcagcacgcggaggaaacgcacacagactgGTGGCCGGGGCGGGTGGGGCAGGGGAGGaatacgtgcaaactccacacagacagtcaccctgagGATGAAATCTGCGTCCctggtgttatgaggcagcagtgctaaccaatgagccaccaccaCTCCCAACCCCGCACACCCCAGTAGAAAACAAAAAAAGCCTATCAGcgctcccactgcacccactatcagaaagggcaggaggttcagtcctggggatGACCCTCAGCAGTGTTACCGGCAGAATCGGATTGTTGGGAGCATTGGTGCCTCCGCTGGTGCTTGTTCAAGCTGCAGGACATTGTGAACTTCTGCCCACATACAGGGCAGgcaaacggcctctccccagtgtggacccgctggtgcatCAGTAGAGTGGAGGAGACagcaaagcccttcccgcactcgaggcaggtgaacggcctctccccagtgtggacccaccggtgtgtcagcaggtgggaggcctgggtaaagcccttcccgcactcagagcagctgaagggcctttccccagtgtggacccgccggtgcttcagcaggtcggaaGAGCGTGTAAAGCACTTCCCGcagacagagcaggtgaatggcctctcaccagtgtggacccgccggtgggccagcaggtcagaggaatcgctgaaggccttcccacatttGGGGCAGGGGAAGGGCTTCTCACCGGTATGGACCCGTCGGTGAATCACGAGGTGGGAGGAGCGAGTGAACACTTTCCCACAATCGGGACAgcggaagggcctctcccctgtgtgcacccgctggtgcctcatcagggcagaggaatcattGAAGACCTTCTCACACTtgaggcagctgaagggcctctcccctgtgtgaaccCGCAAGTGCCTCAGTCGGGCAGAGGAATCGCTGAAGCTcttcctgcactcagggcagctgaagggcctctcccctgtgtgcacccgtcggtgcctcagcagggcagaggaatcactgaaggccttcccgcattcaGGACAGGAGAATGGtttctccctggtgtgactgcgccgatgtgtctccagggcagacgggacacggaagcctttcccgcagtcgccacacttccatggtttctccATCGCCGAAGCTACAGTTGCACTCAAACGCGTGTATGTCCCCTCCCTGCCTTGAATTCCTTTATCCAGGCCAGATAACTgattcaggctccacactcagtgcgttgctgcaacagtagggtctctcttccagtcccactgatgctgaaaacgtattGAAACAGGAACCAATTGGatcatagttgaaaattgttgcagtcccgatggattgagtggctcacaaatgctggagaatcagagtcaaaaactatgggtcaggcagcatcggaagagcaggagagtcaatggttcaggcataagcccttcatgtcttgattttgaaacttcatcttcagatcttcaaatactctgtaaaacGAGGTTACAAAAGTCAGCCCTGTCagtccagggtagaaattcagaacaagcaattctactttctccagaacattattttcttttgttattccacaaaactgaaagcaccatcccactctctctctccctccctctgttctcactccattcTAATTCTCCTGAAAGTGCTCATTCAGGATCTGACAGGGACAGAAGAGCAAAACAGTCATGACTGACATCTCTccgaattttggatacctccacctgaaaattAATATCTTCCACGACATTGGGATACTGTTGAGagtgattttgggaagcaaaaataaAGTGTGTACATTCAGGATGAACCTGCAATTCAGCTTCTTGACAAACAACCAAACGCAAAATAGTTAACGTGCCCccacgggggtgggggagttttggaatgagacatcaaggcaatGATActagagagaaactgaacagactgAAGTGGCAAACCAGAGTCAtctagatatacagcacagacaaaggccctttggtccaactggtctatgctgaccagatatcctcaccgaatctagtctcatttgccagcgtttggcccatatccttcgaaacccttcctattcatatacacatccagatgcctttaaatatgTTAGGATTATGccagcatccactacttcctctggcagctctttccttacatgcaccatcttctgcatgaattgccccttaggtcccttttaaatctcccccacccccccaaacctaTTATTCATTAGTTCTGGATTTCCAGAGAAgtgaccttgtttatttaccctatccatgcctctcttgCTTTTATAAACAATGGAAGCATCAACGGcttgggggggggaaggaagccaTATATGCTGGAGCCAATGCGGAAGAAGAGGACACAAAACCTTGAAGATGCAATGAGGAATACTGCAtgtgctgtacttgtacctgttgcatttatttgtgggaatcaagagcattttaaaaataaaaacaaacaagatATCTATCCCTCCCCTTTCTCAGTCTCCCAATGCTGTTctggacacagagtgagagaattgggagcaggagttggccatttggtcttttgagcctgcaccagcattgaacagatcataactggatatgaatatacctacagccaggtggatagactgggatttctttcactggagcagaggagattgagaggtgaggttatagaggattataaaatcatgaggggtacagatgagGTGAACGGCAGGTGTCCTTTTACTAGGGTGGGgctttcaagattagggagcaaattttgaaggggagaggagaaagattttaaaaaagacatgaagagCTCCattttcttcacacagagagtggtttgtgtggatgggtgtccagaggaagtggtggatgcaggtacagttacaatgtttcatAGACATTTGGctaagcacatgaataggaaaagttcagagggatatgggccaatcactggcaaatgggactagttgggtttgagaacatagtcagcatagactagttggactgaagggtccattctgtgctgtatgaccctgtagctgttctgtactggtcttaaaaccattttcttggaaATCCAAGATTGCAGTGGTTTGAGTGGTCTGCTGTGCGGGGCTCTGTGCCATACCCCCGACAAGGTGGACctttaccccctcccccccacctcattaACCATCTGTAAGAGAAAAAGAATTGCTAATAGAAATTTACTGAACATCTGGAGCTGCTATAATTGTGGTTTGACAGCGTTAGGACCAGAATGAAAGCAAATGAAGGAAAGGAGCCGACAGGGATgcagcaggcagggcattccccTACTGCATCAGGGGGTGCCTGGAGCCATTGCTCAAACTCCCAGGGCAGACCCTTTGGTTTAATGGGGCAGCAGCAGTTACTCTCGGAGTTTGCCAAACTCTGAGAAAAGATTGAAGCAGCAGTGGAACCACTACCTGCCACGCTGGAAAAGCATGAGCAGGAAATTCAAATGTTGGATCGAAGAGAATAGGCAGCGGAGGAGAGGACCGTGGCATCGGAGACCGTGGCGGAGGTCTCAGGAGGAAGGATCTGAACGCTGGACGACCAGGTTCGGGTCCTTCAGGAGCAAGTGGACGACAACCTGGAAAACAAAAGTAGAAGAAAAATCTTACAGCTCGTGGATCTTCCGGAATGTAAGGAAGGTGAAGACCTCGTTGGATTCCTGGGGCTGGAGTCGGAGTCGGGTCTGTTGAGTGTGGGGCGGGCCCACCGGATCGAAATGCGGTCAGGGCCGGACCCACGCCCCCGCACGGTCCTAGTGCAACTCCTGCATTATAAAGGAAAACAGTTAGTGATTGAAACAGCAAGAAGACTGGTAAGAGATCCAGAGGCCTTAATGCACAAAGGCTCAAGAATAATGTCTTTTCAGGACTTCTCAGGAGCCTGGATTAAGAACAGAAGAGCATTTAATGAAGTTAACAGAAAATTAAGGGATCTGAACATTCAATATTCCTTGAGGTACCTGGCCGTGTTGCATTTCTCTCATGGAGGGACGGTATATAATTTTGATTCAGCAGAAAAGGCGAAGGGCTTTGTGAATTCTCTGAATTAAAGGACTCAGGTTGGGGTGAAGGCGGGACATCATTACAGACAATGCTACTTTTTGCCCCTTtttttctcctctcttctctttttgtTGTGGTTATCGGCTTTATATGTACTGCCTTAATGTAAAACTGGAATTATTTAGTAAAACGGTCAGTTAGGTCTTGTCTGGGGCCTTTTTTTCACTGCTGTCCTTTTGTTTTTGGATTGGGGGTGGCTATATCTATGGTTAAGATGTATGGAGAaggggtgtggggagatgggCATCCATTGTTAACTCTCAGAATGTAAATAACATGCTTTTTTCAATCTGTGAATTGCCTGGCGCTTGGGGCACAGCCTCAGTGGGAAGGAGCCGGGATGGTGGCAAGGGTGGGGGAGTAGGAAGGGGGAGTTGAGGGAGGAGATCTCGACATAATTGGGGTTATTTGAGTGTTTGCTTAAGTTATATGTGGTGGTTAGATTTTTATTTATAGTAGTTTTTAATAGGAGTAGTTTTTAGACTTTATAGAGTTAATGTCTTTGTCGCTCACCACAC of the Chiloscyllium punctatum isolate Juve2018m chromosome 36, sChiPun1.3, whole genome shotgun sequence genome contains:
- the LOC140460592 gene encoding uncharacterized protein isoform X1; amino-acid sequence: MEKPWKCGDCGKGFRVPSALETHRRSHTREKPFSCPECGKAFSDSSALLRHRRVHTGERPFSCPECRKSFSDSSARLRHLRVHTGERPFSCLKCEKVFNDSSALMRHQRVHTGERPFRCPDCGKVFTRSSHLVIHRRVHTGEKPFPCPKCGKAFSDSSDLLAHRRVHTGERPFTCSVCGKCFTRSSDLLKHRRVHTGERPFSCSECGKGFTQASHLLTHRWVHTGERPFTCLECGKGFAVSSTLLMHQRVHTGERPFACPVCGQKFTMSCSLNKHQRRHQCSQQSDSAGNTAEGHPQD
- the LOC140460592 gene encoding uncharacterized protein isoform X2 translates to MKIEPYPNCNFFPLSNICAPPERISSHGHPGQPVVIQEEEAYLRSCTRTVRGRGSGPDRISIRWARPTLNRPDSDSSPRNPTRSSPSLHSGRSTSYVIEKLLPMNP